In Oncorhynchus clarkii lewisi isolate Uvic-CL-2024 chromosome 2, UVic_Ocla_1.0, whole genome shotgun sequence, one DNA window encodes the following:
- the LOC139370765 gene encoding protein NDRG4 isoform X1 — translation MGPGLFWNFPSKANCTVPQSLLQTMLLSRMAGMKEQQFTEEKPLLPEQRGQDTEMRDQGRCVNALPCASPAPLTAPSSSSRPPQRWHVIARHWLHQTRNRTSGCIPENCETLMPIGDWKEHDIETPYGMLHVVIRGAPKGNKPAILTYHDVGLNHKLCFNSFFHNEDMQEITKHFVVCHVDAPGQQIGASQMPQGYQYPTMDQLAGMLPSVVQHFGFKSIVGIGVGAGAYVLAKFALIFPDLVEGLVLLNIDPNGKGWIDWATGKLSGLTSALPDTVLPHLFSQEELMNNTELVQSYRQQINNTVNQVNLQLFWNMYNSRRDLEMNRSGTIINAKTLKCPVMLVVGDNAPAEEGVVECNSKLDPTNTTFLKMADSGGLPQLTQPGKLSEAFKYFLQGMGYIAYVKDRRLSGGPVPSASMTRLARSRTASLTSGSSIESSRIRGFTHTDSNEGQVSHTMEVSC, via the exons GTTGCTCTCCAGGATGGCTGGGATGAAGGAGCAGCAATTTACTGAGGAGAAACCCCTACTACCAGAGCAGAGAGGACAAGATACTGAGATG AGAGACCAAGGGCGGTGTGTGAACGCACTCCCCTGCGCAAGCCCTGCGCCACTCACCGCCCCCTCTTCCTCAAGCCGCCCCCCACAACGGTGGCATGTGATCGCGCGGCACTGGCTCCACCAGACCCGCAATCGGACCAGTGGGTGCATCCCG GAGAACTGTGAGACCCTGATGCCAATTGGAGACTGGAAG GAACATGACATTGAGACTCCGTATGGGATGCTACATGTGGTTATTCGTGGGGCCCCCAAAGGAAACAAGCCTGCCATCCTCACGTACCATGATGTGGGGCTTAACC ACAAGTTGTGCTTCAACAGCTTCTTCCACAACGAGGACATGCAGGAGATCACCAAGCACTTTGTGGTGTGTCATGTGGATGCTCCTGGACAGCAGATTGGAGCCTCTCAGATGCCACAGGG GTACCAGTACCCCACCATGGACCAGCTGGCAGGCATGCTGCCCAGTGTAGTGCAGCACTTTGG ATTCAAGAGCATTGTGGGCATTGGAGTTGGGGCTGGCGCTTACGTCCTGGCCAAATTTGCT CTGATCTTCCCTGATCTGGTGGAGGGCCTGGTGCTGCTCAACATCGACCCCAACGGGAAGGGCTGGATCGACTGGGCCACTGGCAAG ctctctgggCTCACCAGTGCTCTTCCAGACACAGTCCTGCCCCACCTCTTTAGCCAG GAGGAGCTGATGAACAACACAGAGCTGGTCCAGAGTTACCGTCAACAGATCAACAACACCGTCAACCAGGTCAACCTGCAGCTCTTTTGGAACATGtacaacag CCGTAGGGATCTGGAGATGAACCGCTCTGGGACCATCATCAATGCCAAGACCCTGAA GTGCCCTGTCATGCTTGTTGTTGGTGACAATGCTCCAGCTGAGGAGGGAGTG GTTGAATGTAATTCCAAACTTGACCCGACCAACACCACCTTCTTAAAG ATGGCTGACTCTGGTGGACTTCCTCAGCTCACACAG CCTGGAAAACTGTCCGAAGCATTCAAGTACTTCCTTCAGGGGATGGGCTACA TTGCGTATGTGAAGGATCGGAGGTTGAGTGGAGGgccag tgCCCTCTGCCAGTATGACCCGTCTGGCACGCTCCCGAACGGCCTCACTGACCAGTGGCAGCTCCATTGAGAGCTCTCGTATCCGGGGTTTTACACACACTGACAGCAACGAGGGCCAGGTCAGCCACACCATGGAGGTGTCCTGCTGa
- the LOC139370765 gene encoding protein NDRG4 isoform X4, translating to MAGMKEQQFTEEKPLLPEQRGQDTEMRDQGRCVNALPCASPAPLTAPSSSSRPPQRWHVIARHWLHQTRNRTSGCIPENCETLMPIGDWKEHDIETPYGMLHVVIRGAPKGNKPAILTYHDVGLNHKLCFNSFFHNEDMQEITKHFVVCHVDAPGQQIGASQMPQGYQYPTMDQLAGMLPSVVQHFGFKSIVGIGVGAGAYVLAKFALIFPDLVEGLVLLNIDPNGKGWIDWATGKLSGLTSALPDTVLPHLFSQEELMNNTELVQSYRQQINNTVNQVNLQLFWNMYNSRRDLEMNRSGTIINAKTLKCPVMLVVGDNAPAEEGVVECNSKLDPTNTTFLKMADSGGLPQLTQPGKLSEAFKYFLQGMGYMPSASMTRLARSRTASLTSGSSIESSRIRGFTHTDSNEGQVSHTMEVSC from the exons ATGGCTGGGATGAAGGAGCAGCAATTTACTGAGGAGAAACCCCTACTACCAGAGCAGAGAGGACAAGATACTGAGATG AGAGACCAAGGGCGGTGTGTGAACGCACTCCCCTGCGCAAGCCCTGCGCCACTCACCGCCCCCTCTTCCTCAAGCCGCCCCCCACAACGGTGGCATGTGATCGCGCGGCACTGGCTCCACCAGACCCGCAATCGGACCAGTGGGTGCATCCCG GAGAACTGTGAGACCCTGATGCCAATTGGAGACTGGAAG GAACATGACATTGAGACTCCGTATGGGATGCTACATGTGGTTATTCGTGGGGCCCCCAAAGGAAACAAGCCTGCCATCCTCACGTACCATGATGTGGGGCTTAACC ACAAGTTGTGCTTCAACAGCTTCTTCCACAACGAGGACATGCAGGAGATCACCAAGCACTTTGTGGTGTGTCATGTGGATGCTCCTGGACAGCAGATTGGAGCCTCTCAGATGCCACAGGG GTACCAGTACCCCACCATGGACCAGCTGGCAGGCATGCTGCCCAGTGTAGTGCAGCACTTTGG ATTCAAGAGCATTGTGGGCATTGGAGTTGGGGCTGGCGCTTACGTCCTGGCCAAATTTGCT CTGATCTTCCCTGATCTGGTGGAGGGCCTGGTGCTGCTCAACATCGACCCCAACGGGAAGGGCTGGATCGACTGGGCCACTGGCAAG ctctctgggCTCACCAGTGCTCTTCCAGACACAGTCCTGCCCCACCTCTTTAGCCAG GAGGAGCTGATGAACAACACAGAGCTGGTCCAGAGTTACCGTCAACAGATCAACAACACCGTCAACCAGGTCAACCTGCAGCTCTTTTGGAACATGtacaacag CCGTAGGGATCTGGAGATGAACCGCTCTGGGACCATCATCAATGCCAAGACCCTGAA GTGCCCTGTCATGCTTGTTGTTGGTGACAATGCTCCAGCTGAGGAGGGAGTG GTTGAATGTAATTCCAAACTTGACCCGACCAACACCACCTTCTTAAAG ATGGCTGACTCTGGTGGACTTCCTCAGCTCACACAG CCTGGAAAACTGTCCGAAGCATTCAAGTACTTCCTTCAGGGGATGGGCTACA tgCCCTCTGCCAGTATGACCCGTCTGGCACGCTCCCGAACGGCCTCACTGACCAGTGGCAGCTCCATTGAGAGCTCTCGTATCCGGGGTTTTACACACACTGACAGCAACGAGGGCCAGGTCAGCCACACCATGGAGGTGTCCTGCTGa
- the LOC139370765 gene encoding protein NDRG4 isoform X8, protein MPECWDGEHDIETPYGMLHVVIRGAPKGNKPAILTYHDVGLNHKLCFNSFFHNEDMQEITKHFVVCHVDAPGQQIGASQMPQGYQYPTMDQLAGMLPSVVQHFGFKSIVGIGVGAGAYVLAKFALIFPDLVEGLVLLNIDPNGKGWIDWATGKLSGLTSALPDTVLPHLFSQEELMNNTELVQSYRQQINNTVNQVNLQLFWNMYNSRRDLEMNRSGTIINAKTLKCPVMLVVGDNAPAEEGVVECNSKLDPTNTTFLKMADSGGLPQLTQPGKLSEAFKYFLQGMGYIAYVKDRRLSGGPVPSASMTRLARSRTASLTSGSSIESSRIRGFTHTDSNEGQVSHTMEVSC, encoded by the exons ATGCCTGAATGCTGGGATGGG GAACATGACATTGAGACTCCGTATGGGATGCTACATGTGGTTATTCGTGGGGCCCCCAAAGGAAACAAGCCTGCCATCCTCACGTACCATGATGTGGGGCTTAACC ACAAGTTGTGCTTCAACAGCTTCTTCCACAACGAGGACATGCAGGAGATCACCAAGCACTTTGTGGTGTGTCATGTGGATGCTCCTGGACAGCAGATTGGAGCCTCTCAGATGCCACAGGG GTACCAGTACCCCACCATGGACCAGCTGGCAGGCATGCTGCCCAGTGTAGTGCAGCACTTTGG ATTCAAGAGCATTGTGGGCATTGGAGTTGGGGCTGGCGCTTACGTCCTGGCCAAATTTGCT CTGATCTTCCCTGATCTGGTGGAGGGCCTGGTGCTGCTCAACATCGACCCCAACGGGAAGGGCTGGATCGACTGGGCCACTGGCAAG ctctctgggCTCACCAGTGCTCTTCCAGACACAGTCCTGCCCCACCTCTTTAGCCAG GAGGAGCTGATGAACAACACAGAGCTGGTCCAGAGTTACCGTCAACAGATCAACAACACCGTCAACCAGGTCAACCTGCAGCTCTTTTGGAACATGtacaacag CCGTAGGGATCTGGAGATGAACCGCTCTGGGACCATCATCAATGCCAAGACCCTGAA GTGCCCTGTCATGCTTGTTGTTGGTGACAATGCTCCAGCTGAGGAGGGAGTG GTTGAATGTAATTCCAAACTTGACCCGACCAACACCACCTTCTTAAAG ATGGCTGACTCTGGTGGACTTCCTCAGCTCACACAG CCTGGAAAACTGTCCGAAGCATTCAAGTACTTCCTTCAGGGGATGGGCTACA TTGCGTATGTGAAGGATCGGAGGTTGAGTGGAGGgccag tgCCCTCTGCCAGTATGACCCGTCTGGCACGCTCCCGAACGGCCTCACTGACCAGTGGCAGCTCCATTGAGAGCTCTCGTATCCGGGGTTTTACACACACTGACAGCAACGAGGGCCAGGTCAGCCACACCATGGAGGTGTCCTGCTGa
- the LOC139370765 gene encoding protein NDRG4 isoform X6 has product MAGMKEQQFTEEKPLLPEQRGQDTEMENCETLMPIGDWKEHDIETPYGMLHVVIRGAPKGNKPAILTYHDVGLNHKLCFNSFFHNEDMQEITKHFVVCHVDAPGQQIGASQMPQGYQYPTMDQLAGMLPSVVQHFGFKSIVGIGVGAGAYVLAKFALIFPDLVEGLVLLNIDPNGKGWIDWATGKLSGLTSALPDTVLPHLFSQEELMNNTELVQSYRQQINNTVNQVNLQLFWNMYNSRRDLEMNRSGTIINAKTLKCPVMLVVGDNAPAEEGVVECNSKLDPTNTTFLKMADSGGLPQLTQPGKLSEAFKYFLQGMGYIAYVKDRRLSGGPVPSASMTRLARSRTASLTSGSSIESSRIRGFTHTDSNEGQVSHTMEVSC; this is encoded by the exons ATGGCTGGGATGAAGGAGCAGCAATTTACTGAGGAGAAACCCCTACTACCAGAGCAGAGAGGACAAGATACTGAGATG GAGAACTGTGAGACCCTGATGCCAATTGGAGACTGGAAG GAACATGACATTGAGACTCCGTATGGGATGCTACATGTGGTTATTCGTGGGGCCCCCAAAGGAAACAAGCCTGCCATCCTCACGTACCATGATGTGGGGCTTAACC ACAAGTTGTGCTTCAACAGCTTCTTCCACAACGAGGACATGCAGGAGATCACCAAGCACTTTGTGGTGTGTCATGTGGATGCTCCTGGACAGCAGATTGGAGCCTCTCAGATGCCACAGGG GTACCAGTACCCCACCATGGACCAGCTGGCAGGCATGCTGCCCAGTGTAGTGCAGCACTTTGG ATTCAAGAGCATTGTGGGCATTGGAGTTGGGGCTGGCGCTTACGTCCTGGCCAAATTTGCT CTGATCTTCCCTGATCTGGTGGAGGGCCTGGTGCTGCTCAACATCGACCCCAACGGGAAGGGCTGGATCGACTGGGCCACTGGCAAG ctctctgggCTCACCAGTGCTCTTCCAGACACAGTCCTGCCCCACCTCTTTAGCCAG GAGGAGCTGATGAACAACACAGAGCTGGTCCAGAGTTACCGTCAACAGATCAACAACACCGTCAACCAGGTCAACCTGCAGCTCTTTTGGAACATGtacaacag CCGTAGGGATCTGGAGATGAACCGCTCTGGGACCATCATCAATGCCAAGACCCTGAA GTGCCCTGTCATGCTTGTTGTTGGTGACAATGCTCCAGCTGAGGAGGGAGTG GTTGAATGTAATTCCAAACTTGACCCGACCAACACCACCTTCTTAAAG ATGGCTGACTCTGGTGGACTTCCTCAGCTCACACAG CCTGGAAAACTGTCCGAAGCATTCAAGTACTTCCTTCAGGGGATGGGCTACA TTGCGTATGTGAAGGATCGGAGGTTGAGTGGAGGgccag tgCCCTCTGCCAGTATGACCCGTCTGGCACGCTCCCGAACGGCCTCACTGACCAGTGGCAGCTCCATTGAGAGCTCTCGTATCCGGGGTTTTACACACACTGACAGCAACGAGGGCCAGGTCAGCCACACCATGGAGGTGTCCTGCTGa
- the LOC139370765 gene encoding protein NDRG4 isoform X9, whose protein sequence is MPECWDGEHDIETPYGMLHVVIRGAPKGNKPAILTYHDVGLNHKLCFNSFFHNEDMQEITKHFVVCHVDAPGQQIGASQMPQGYQYPTMDQLAGMLPSVVQHFGFKSIVGIGVGAGAYVLAKFALIFPDLVEGLVLLNIDPNGKGWIDWATGKLSGLTSALPDTVLPHLFSQEELMNNTELVQSYRQQINNTVNQVNLQLFWNMYNSRRDLEMNRSGTIINAKTLKCPVMLVVGDNAPAEEGVVECNSKLDPTNTTFLKMADSGGLPQLTQPGKLSEAFKYFLQGMGYMPSASMTRLARSRTASLTSGSSIESSRIRGFTHTDSNEGQVSHTMEVSC, encoded by the exons ATGCCTGAATGCTGGGATGGG GAACATGACATTGAGACTCCGTATGGGATGCTACATGTGGTTATTCGTGGGGCCCCCAAAGGAAACAAGCCTGCCATCCTCACGTACCATGATGTGGGGCTTAACC ACAAGTTGTGCTTCAACAGCTTCTTCCACAACGAGGACATGCAGGAGATCACCAAGCACTTTGTGGTGTGTCATGTGGATGCTCCTGGACAGCAGATTGGAGCCTCTCAGATGCCACAGGG GTACCAGTACCCCACCATGGACCAGCTGGCAGGCATGCTGCCCAGTGTAGTGCAGCACTTTGG ATTCAAGAGCATTGTGGGCATTGGAGTTGGGGCTGGCGCTTACGTCCTGGCCAAATTTGCT CTGATCTTCCCTGATCTGGTGGAGGGCCTGGTGCTGCTCAACATCGACCCCAACGGGAAGGGCTGGATCGACTGGGCCACTGGCAAG ctctctgggCTCACCAGTGCTCTTCCAGACACAGTCCTGCCCCACCTCTTTAGCCAG GAGGAGCTGATGAACAACACAGAGCTGGTCCAGAGTTACCGTCAACAGATCAACAACACCGTCAACCAGGTCAACCTGCAGCTCTTTTGGAACATGtacaacag CCGTAGGGATCTGGAGATGAACCGCTCTGGGACCATCATCAATGCCAAGACCCTGAA GTGCCCTGTCATGCTTGTTGTTGGTGACAATGCTCCAGCTGAGGAGGGAGTG GTTGAATGTAATTCCAAACTTGACCCGACCAACACCACCTTCTTAAAG ATGGCTGACTCTGGTGGACTTCCTCAGCTCACACAG CCTGGAAAACTGTCCGAAGCATTCAAGTACTTCCTTCAGGGGATGGGCTACA tgCCCTCTGCCAGTATGACCCGTCTGGCACGCTCCCGAACGGCCTCACTGACCAGTGGCAGCTCCATTGAGAGCTCTCGTATCCGGGGTTTTACACACACTGACAGCAACGAGGGCCAGGTCAGCCACACCATGGAGGTGTCCTGCTGa
- the LOC139370765 gene encoding protein NDRG4 isoform X2, whose translation MGPGLFWNFPSKANCTVPQSLLQTMLLSRMAGMKEQQFTEEKPLLPEQRGQDTEMRDQGRCVNALPCASPAPLTAPSSSSRPPQRWHVIARHWLHQTRNRTSGCIPENCETLMPIGDWKEHDIETPYGMLHVVIRGAPKGNKPAILTYHDVGLNHKLCFNSFFHNEDMQEITKHFVVCHVDAPGQQIGASQMPQGYQYPTMDQLAGMLPSVVQHFGFKSIVGIGVGAGAYVLAKFALIFPDLVEGLVLLNIDPNGKGWIDWATGKLSGLTSALPDTVLPHLFSQEELMNNTELVQSYRQQINNTVNQVNLQLFWNMYNSRRDLEMNRSGTIINAKTLKCPVMLVVGDNAPAEEGVVECNSKLDPTNTTFLKMADSGGLPQLTQPGKLSEAFKYFLQGMGYMPSASMTRLARSRTASLTSGSSIESSRIRGFTHTDSNEGQVSHTMEVSC comes from the exons GTTGCTCTCCAGGATGGCTGGGATGAAGGAGCAGCAATTTACTGAGGAGAAACCCCTACTACCAGAGCAGAGAGGACAAGATACTGAGATG AGAGACCAAGGGCGGTGTGTGAACGCACTCCCCTGCGCAAGCCCTGCGCCACTCACCGCCCCCTCTTCCTCAAGCCGCCCCCCACAACGGTGGCATGTGATCGCGCGGCACTGGCTCCACCAGACCCGCAATCGGACCAGTGGGTGCATCCCG GAGAACTGTGAGACCCTGATGCCAATTGGAGACTGGAAG GAACATGACATTGAGACTCCGTATGGGATGCTACATGTGGTTATTCGTGGGGCCCCCAAAGGAAACAAGCCTGCCATCCTCACGTACCATGATGTGGGGCTTAACC ACAAGTTGTGCTTCAACAGCTTCTTCCACAACGAGGACATGCAGGAGATCACCAAGCACTTTGTGGTGTGTCATGTGGATGCTCCTGGACAGCAGATTGGAGCCTCTCAGATGCCACAGGG GTACCAGTACCCCACCATGGACCAGCTGGCAGGCATGCTGCCCAGTGTAGTGCAGCACTTTGG ATTCAAGAGCATTGTGGGCATTGGAGTTGGGGCTGGCGCTTACGTCCTGGCCAAATTTGCT CTGATCTTCCCTGATCTGGTGGAGGGCCTGGTGCTGCTCAACATCGACCCCAACGGGAAGGGCTGGATCGACTGGGCCACTGGCAAG ctctctgggCTCACCAGTGCTCTTCCAGACACAGTCCTGCCCCACCTCTTTAGCCAG GAGGAGCTGATGAACAACACAGAGCTGGTCCAGAGTTACCGTCAACAGATCAACAACACCGTCAACCAGGTCAACCTGCAGCTCTTTTGGAACATGtacaacag CCGTAGGGATCTGGAGATGAACCGCTCTGGGACCATCATCAATGCCAAGACCCTGAA GTGCCCTGTCATGCTTGTTGTTGGTGACAATGCTCCAGCTGAGGAGGGAGTG GTTGAATGTAATTCCAAACTTGACCCGACCAACACCACCTTCTTAAAG ATGGCTGACTCTGGTGGACTTCCTCAGCTCACACAG CCTGGAAAACTGTCCGAAGCATTCAAGTACTTCCTTCAGGGGATGGGCTACA tgCCCTCTGCCAGTATGACCCGTCTGGCACGCTCCCGAACGGCCTCACTGACCAGTGGCAGCTCCATTGAGAGCTCTCGTATCCGGGGTTTTACACACACTGACAGCAACGAGGGCCAGGTCAGCCACACCATGGAGGTGTCCTGCTGa
- the LOC139370765 gene encoding protein NDRG4 isoform X7: protein MAGMKEQQFTEEKPLLPEQRGQDTEMENCETLMPIGDWKEHDIETPYGMLHVVIRGAPKGNKPAILTYHDVGLNHKLCFNSFFHNEDMQEITKHFVVCHVDAPGQQIGASQMPQGYQYPTMDQLAGMLPSVVQHFGFKSIVGIGVGAGAYVLAKFALIFPDLVEGLVLLNIDPNGKGWIDWATGKLSGLTSALPDTVLPHLFSQEELMNNTELVQSYRQQINNTVNQVNLQLFWNMYNSRRDLEMNRSGTIINAKTLKCPVMLVVGDNAPAEEGVVECNSKLDPTNTTFLKMADSGGLPQLTQPGKLSEAFKYFLQGMGYMPSASMTRLARSRTASLTSGSSIESSRIRGFTHTDSNEGQVSHTMEVSC, encoded by the exons ATGGCTGGGATGAAGGAGCAGCAATTTACTGAGGAGAAACCCCTACTACCAGAGCAGAGAGGACAAGATACTGAGATG GAGAACTGTGAGACCCTGATGCCAATTGGAGACTGGAAG GAACATGACATTGAGACTCCGTATGGGATGCTACATGTGGTTATTCGTGGGGCCCCCAAAGGAAACAAGCCTGCCATCCTCACGTACCATGATGTGGGGCTTAACC ACAAGTTGTGCTTCAACAGCTTCTTCCACAACGAGGACATGCAGGAGATCACCAAGCACTTTGTGGTGTGTCATGTGGATGCTCCTGGACAGCAGATTGGAGCCTCTCAGATGCCACAGGG GTACCAGTACCCCACCATGGACCAGCTGGCAGGCATGCTGCCCAGTGTAGTGCAGCACTTTGG ATTCAAGAGCATTGTGGGCATTGGAGTTGGGGCTGGCGCTTACGTCCTGGCCAAATTTGCT CTGATCTTCCCTGATCTGGTGGAGGGCCTGGTGCTGCTCAACATCGACCCCAACGGGAAGGGCTGGATCGACTGGGCCACTGGCAAG ctctctgggCTCACCAGTGCTCTTCCAGACACAGTCCTGCCCCACCTCTTTAGCCAG GAGGAGCTGATGAACAACACAGAGCTGGTCCAGAGTTACCGTCAACAGATCAACAACACCGTCAACCAGGTCAACCTGCAGCTCTTTTGGAACATGtacaacag CCGTAGGGATCTGGAGATGAACCGCTCTGGGACCATCATCAATGCCAAGACCCTGAA GTGCCCTGTCATGCTTGTTGTTGGTGACAATGCTCCAGCTGAGGAGGGAGTG GTTGAATGTAATTCCAAACTTGACCCGACCAACACCACCTTCTTAAAG ATGGCTGACTCTGGTGGACTTCCTCAGCTCACACAG CCTGGAAAACTGTCCGAAGCATTCAAGTACTTCCTTCAGGGGATGGGCTACA tgCCCTCTGCCAGTATGACCCGTCTGGCACGCTCCCGAACGGCCTCACTGACCAGTGGCAGCTCCATTGAGAGCTCTCGTATCCGGGGTTTTACACACACTGACAGCAACGAGGGCCAGGTCAGCCACACCATGGAGGTGTCCTGCTGa
- the LOC139370765 gene encoding protein NDRG4 isoform X3 has translation MAGMKEQQFTEEKPLLPEQRGQDTEMRDQGRCVNALPCASPAPLTAPSSSSRPPQRWHVIARHWLHQTRNRTSGCIPENCETLMPIGDWKEHDIETPYGMLHVVIRGAPKGNKPAILTYHDVGLNHKLCFNSFFHNEDMQEITKHFVVCHVDAPGQQIGASQMPQGYQYPTMDQLAGMLPSVVQHFGFKSIVGIGVGAGAYVLAKFALIFPDLVEGLVLLNIDPNGKGWIDWATGKLSGLTSALPDTVLPHLFSQEELMNNTELVQSYRQQINNTVNQVNLQLFWNMYNSRRDLEMNRSGTIINAKTLKCPVMLVVGDNAPAEEGVVECNSKLDPTNTTFLKMADSGGLPQLTQPGKLSEAFKYFLQGMGYIAYVKDRRLSGGPVPSASMTRLARSRTASLTSGSSIESSRIRGFTHTDSNEGQVSHTMEVSC, from the exons ATGGCTGGGATGAAGGAGCAGCAATTTACTGAGGAGAAACCCCTACTACCAGAGCAGAGAGGACAAGATACTGAGATG AGAGACCAAGGGCGGTGTGTGAACGCACTCCCCTGCGCAAGCCCTGCGCCACTCACCGCCCCCTCTTCCTCAAGCCGCCCCCCACAACGGTGGCATGTGATCGCGCGGCACTGGCTCCACCAGACCCGCAATCGGACCAGTGGGTGCATCCCG GAGAACTGTGAGACCCTGATGCCAATTGGAGACTGGAAG GAACATGACATTGAGACTCCGTATGGGATGCTACATGTGGTTATTCGTGGGGCCCCCAAAGGAAACAAGCCTGCCATCCTCACGTACCATGATGTGGGGCTTAACC ACAAGTTGTGCTTCAACAGCTTCTTCCACAACGAGGACATGCAGGAGATCACCAAGCACTTTGTGGTGTGTCATGTGGATGCTCCTGGACAGCAGATTGGAGCCTCTCAGATGCCACAGGG GTACCAGTACCCCACCATGGACCAGCTGGCAGGCATGCTGCCCAGTGTAGTGCAGCACTTTGG ATTCAAGAGCATTGTGGGCATTGGAGTTGGGGCTGGCGCTTACGTCCTGGCCAAATTTGCT CTGATCTTCCCTGATCTGGTGGAGGGCCTGGTGCTGCTCAACATCGACCCCAACGGGAAGGGCTGGATCGACTGGGCCACTGGCAAG ctctctgggCTCACCAGTGCTCTTCCAGACACAGTCCTGCCCCACCTCTTTAGCCAG GAGGAGCTGATGAACAACACAGAGCTGGTCCAGAGTTACCGTCAACAGATCAACAACACCGTCAACCAGGTCAACCTGCAGCTCTTTTGGAACATGtacaacag CCGTAGGGATCTGGAGATGAACCGCTCTGGGACCATCATCAATGCCAAGACCCTGAA GTGCCCTGTCATGCTTGTTGTTGGTGACAATGCTCCAGCTGAGGAGGGAGTG GTTGAATGTAATTCCAAACTTGACCCGACCAACACCACCTTCTTAAAG ATGGCTGACTCTGGTGGACTTCCTCAGCTCACACAG CCTGGAAAACTGTCCGAAGCATTCAAGTACTTCCTTCAGGGGATGGGCTACA TTGCGTATGTGAAGGATCGGAGGTTGAGTGGAGGgccag tgCCCTCTGCCAGTATGACCCGTCTGGCACGCTCCCGAACGGCCTCACTGACCAGTGGCAGCTCCATTGAGAGCTCTCGTATCCGGGGTTTTACACACACTGACAGCAACGAGGGCCAGGTCAGCCACACCATGGAGGTGTCCTGCTGa
- the LOC139370765 gene encoding protein NDRG4 isoform X5 — MGPGLFWNFPSKANCTVPQSLLQTMLLSRMAGMKEQQFTEEKPLLPEQRGQDTEMENCETLMPIGDWKEHDIETPYGMLHVVIRGAPKGNKPAILTYHDVGLNHKLCFNSFFHNEDMQEITKHFVVCHVDAPGQQIGASQMPQGYQYPTMDQLAGMLPSVVQHFGFKSIVGIGVGAGAYVLAKFALIFPDLVEGLVLLNIDPNGKGWIDWATGKLSGLTSALPDTVLPHLFSQEELMNNTELVQSYRQQINNTVNQVNLQLFWNMYNSRRDLEMNRSGTIINAKTLKCPVMLVVGDNAPAEEGVVECNSKLDPTNTTFLKMADSGGLPQLTQPGKLSEAFKYFLQGMGYIAYVKDRRLSGGPVPSASMTRLARSRTASLTSGSSIESSRIRGFTHTDSNEGQVSHTMEVSC; from the exons GTTGCTCTCCAGGATGGCTGGGATGAAGGAGCAGCAATTTACTGAGGAGAAACCCCTACTACCAGAGCAGAGAGGACAAGATACTGAGATG GAGAACTGTGAGACCCTGATGCCAATTGGAGACTGGAAG GAACATGACATTGAGACTCCGTATGGGATGCTACATGTGGTTATTCGTGGGGCCCCCAAAGGAAACAAGCCTGCCATCCTCACGTACCATGATGTGGGGCTTAACC ACAAGTTGTGCTTCAACAGCTTCTTCCACAACGAGGACATGCAGGAGATCACCAAGCACTTTGTGGTGTGTCATGTGGATGCTCCTGGACAGCAGATTGGAGCCTCTCAGATGCCACAGGG GTACCAGTACCCCACCATGGACCAGCTGGCAGGCATGCTGCCCAGTGTAGTGCAGCACTTTGG ATTCAAGAGCATTGTGGGCATTGGAGTTGGGGCTGGCGCTTACGTCCTGGCCAAATTTGCT CTGATCTTCCCTGATCTGGTGGAGGGCCTGGTGCTGCTCAACATCGACCCCAACGGGAAGGGCTGGATCGACTGGGCCACTGGCAAG ctctctgggCTCACCAGTGCTCTTCCAGACACAGTCCTGCCCCACCTCTTTAGCCAG GAGGAGCTGATGAACAACACAGAGCTGGTCCAGAGTTACCGTCAACAGATCAACAACACCGTCAACCAGGTCAACCTGCAGCTCTTTTGGAACATGtacaacag CCGTAGGGATCTGGAGATGAACCGCTCTGGGACCATCATCAATGCCAAGACCCTGAA GTGCCCTGTCATGCTTGTTGTTGGTGACAATGCTCCAGCTGAGGAGGGAGTG GTTGAATGTAATTCCAAACTTGACCCGACCAACACCACCTTCTTAAAG ATGGCTGACTCTGGTGGACTTCCTCAGCTCACACAG CCTGGAAAACTGTCCGAAGCATTCAAGTACTTCCTTCAGGGGATGGGCTACA TTGCGTATGTGAAGGATCGGAGGTTGAGTGGAGGgccag tgCCCTCTGCCAGTATGACCCGTCTGGCACGCTCCCGAACGGCCTCACTGACCAGTGGCAGCTCCATTGAGAGCTCTCGTATCCGGGGTTTTACACACACTGACAGCAACGAGGGCCAGGTCAGCCACACCATGGAGGTGTCCTGCTGa